A genome region from Panthera uncia isolate 11264 chromosome A3 unlocalized genomic scaffold, Puncia_PCG_1.0 HiC_scaffold_11, whole genome shotgun sequence includes the following:
- the SPEF1 gene encoding sperm flagellar protein 1 isoform X1 — translation MAGSVDEEALHQLYLWVDNIPLSRPKRNLSRDFSDGVLVAEVIKFYFPKMVEMHNYVPANSLQQKLNNWGHLNRKVLNKLNFSVPEDVMRKIAQCAPGVVELVLIPLRQRLEERQRRRKQGAGSLQELAPQDGTGYMDVGLSQKARGEGDPDSQGGGQLRGGRLPAPRPPGYSQALQGDPSFVLQIAEKEQELLASQETVQVLQMKVRRLEHLLQLKNVRIDDLSRRLQQAERKQRRMDRFAEPRSHVQRLGMLPKAMPDTRGPTLVLPALGLRGRCPDSVHTPRNRSPPSPEDCGVSIRASSLRSGPRGKLPEAAEGEASLSGALTWGPTRGWRAQQLERKG, via the exons ATGGCTGGCAGCGTGGACGAGGAGGCGTTGCACCAGCTGTACCTGTGGGTAGACAACATCCCCCTATCCCGGCCCAAGAGAAATCTCTCCAGGGACTTCAGTGATGGAG TCCTGGTCGCAGAAGTCATCAAGTTTTACTTCCCCAAGATGGTGGAGATGCACAATTATGTCCCTGCCAACTCTCTCCAACAGAAGCTCAACAACTGGGGTCACCTAAACAG GAAGGTGCTGAACAAGCTGAACTTCTCGGTACCAGAGGACGTGATGCGCAAGATCGCGCAATGCGCGCCAGGCGTGGTGGAGTTAGTGCTCATTCCGCTGAGGCAGCGCCTGGAGGAGCGCCAGAGGCGCAGGAAGCAGGGCGCGGGCTCCTTACAG GAGCTGGCTCCCCAGGATGGCACTGGCTACATGGATGTGG GTTTGTCCCAGAAGGCCCGAGGGGAAGGTGACCCGGACTCTCAGGGAGGAGGGCAGCTCAG GGGGGGTCGGCTGCCAGCGCCCCGACCTCCGGGATATAGTCAGGCACTGCAGGGCGACCCAAGCTTCGTCCTCCAGATCGCTGAAAAGGAGCAGGAACTGTTGGCCTCTCAGGAGACTGTGCAG GTCCTGCAGATGAAGGTGAGGCGCTTAGAGCATTTGCTGCAGCTCAAGAACGTGCGCATCGACGATCTCTCCCGGCGGCTCCAGCAGGCAGAGCGTAAGCAGCG GAGAATGGACCGCTTTGCAGAACCCAGAAGCCACGTGCAGAGACTTGGCATGCTCCCCAAAGCCATGCCCGACACCAGGGGCCCCACCTTGGtgctccctgctctgggccttaGGGGGCGGTGCCCGGACTCGGTGCACACCCCTAGAAACAGGTCCCCGCCCAGCCCTGAGGACTGCGGCGTCTCCATCCGGGCTAGTTCTCTGCGCTCTGGACCTCGGGGGAAGCTGCCCGAGGCAGCTGAGGGAGAAGCTTCCCTCTCCGGCGCGCTCACCTGGGGCCCAACTCGAGGCTGGAGAGCACAGCAGCTGGAGAGGAAGGGGTGA
- the SPEF1 gene encoding sperm flagellar protein 1 isoform X2: MAGSVDEEALHQLYLWVDNIPLSRPKRNLSRDFSDGVLVAEVIKFYFPKMVEMHNYVPANSLQQKLNNWGHLNRKVLNKLNFSVPEDVMRKIAQCAPGVVELVLIPLRQRLEERQRRRKQGAGSLQELAPQDGTGYMDVGLSQKARGEGDPDSQGGGQLRGGRLPAPRPPGYSQALQGDPSFVLQIAEKEQELLASQETVQVLQMKVRRLEHLLQLKNVRIDDLSRRLQQAERKQR; this comes from the exons ATGGCTGGCAGCGTGGACGAGGAGGCGTTGCACCAGCTGTACCTGTGGGTAGACAACATCCCCCTATCCCGGCCCAAGAGAAATCTCTCCAGGGACTTCAGTGATGGAG TCCTGGTCGCAGAAGTCATCAAGTTTTACTTCCCCAAGATGGTGGAGATGCACAATTATGTCCCTGCCAACTCTCTCCAACAGAAGCTCAACAACTGGGGTCACCTAAACAG GAAGGTGCTGAACAAGCTGAACTTCTCGGTACCAGAGGACGTGATGCGCAAGATCGCGCAATGCGCGCCAGGCGTGGTGGAGTTAGTGCTCATTCCGCTGAGGCAGCGCCTGGAGGAGCGCCAGAGGCGCAGGAAGCAGGGCGCGGGCTCCTTACAG GAGCTGGCTCCCCAGGATGGCACTGGCTACATGGATGTGG GTTTGTCCCAGAAGGCCCGAGGGGAAGGTGACCCGGACTCTCAGGGAGGAGGGCAGCTCAG GGGGGGTCGGCTGCCAGCGCCCCGACCTCCGGGATATAGTCAGGCACTGCAGGGCGACCCAAGCTTCGTCCTCCAGATCGCTGAAAAGGAGCAGGAACTGTTGGCCTCTCAGGAGACTGTGCAG GTCCTGCAGATGAAGGTGAGGCGCTTAGAGCATTTGCTGCAGCTCAAGAACGTGCGCATCGACGATCTCTCCCGGCGGCTCCAGCAGGCAGAGCGTAAGCAGCGGTGA